From the genome of Burkholderia pyrrocinia:
CGCGGGCGTCGACCGAAGGCTATTTCATCGATTCCGTTGAATGATTTGTTTGCCGGAGACAACGCATGAGTGACCAGCGTTACTCCGCCGACCTGATCGTCACGGCGCAAGACTTTACAGAGTGCGGCTGGAAAAGCTCGCTGGCCGATGAAGAACGCGAGGGCTATTTCTCGATGTGGCAGGCTTTCTCCAGCGCTGCACGCGAAGCATCGGAAGATAATCGCCCGTCACACGGAAAAGCTCTGTGGTTGCTTGCGGATGCATGCTCCATGATGCTGTCGCCGAAAAGCCTCAATGAGCCTTTCAAACCATTCATGGTAATGGAGGGGCGGCGTTCGGTGATTCCTGACGATCTATCGGAATCAGACATCGCGTTTTATGCCGAGATTGTCGATGCAATCGATGATGCATGGTTGAAGGCACGAGTAGCTGATCTCGTCTGGCTGAAGCAGCGTCCGCGAAACGTCCAGTTTGCGCTTGCGGCGATCGACGCCTATCGACTAATCCCATTGGATGCAGAAACATGGGTTCGTGGTGGCCGCGAGTGCTGGGAGCGCGCTATCAGCTTGGCTCGCATGTTGAAAGCTGGCGCAGGCACCCGCTTGGCCGAGATGGAAAAAGCAATTCTTGACGCCTTCAATGCCGCAATCAAGGACAGCGGTTTTCTCGGGCTGTGGCTAGCTGATCTATTAGATTCAAATGCCCTTGGTCGAACACATTCGTCAGCCATTGCGCAGAGGCTGAATGCGTTGGCTGTTGAATTTGAGGGGGATGGCGACCTTCATCGCTCCCGCGAGTTCTTCGACGCAGCAAGCCGGTGGTTTGATCGGTCTGGTGACGAAGCCAAATCAGCAGAAATGACTGTTACAGTCGCTGAAGGATGGGTGAAAGAAGCAATCGCCCGAATCTCGTCCGACCAACCCAGTCATATGGTCGCTGCTAGTTTTTATGAAAAAGCCATCCAGATCTACCGCAGCATTCCACGCAGCCTGCGAGCGGTACATAAAGGCGATGAGCGGATTGCCGAACTGCATCGGCACATGAGTGATGTTGGAGAAAAGTCACTGGATGAACTTGGTGCGGTCAAAACCCCAGGCGTAGACATCTCCGAGCTTGTTGAGAATGCTCGCAAGTCGGTTGCAGGAAAGTCAGTACAGGATGCCTTGTTTTCGTTTGCAAATATCTACCAAGGGGCTCGGGTAGATCAAGTTCGCACAGCGGCAGAAAAGATCCTGCAGCAGAGCATTTTTCGTCGTTTGGCCGGTAGCACGCATCTGTCGCGTGATGGTCGGGTCATTGCCAAGCAGCCAGCAGCCGGGTTCGACAATGCTCCTGGCAGTGACGACCCGGCGTTGTGGGCGCAGATGATCCACGACTATCAGATTCTGATCAACATCGTAGTGCATGGCGACATATGGCCTGCCCACCAAGTGCTGCTGCAAGAGCATCGCTTGCGTGAGGACGACTTCATTGGCCTGGCAAGTCAGTCCCCAATCGTGCCACGAGGCCGAGAGCGCCTATTCGGCAAGGCGCTCTATGCTGGCTTTGACCGCGATTTCACTGTGTCCATGCATCTGCTGGCGCCCCAGATAGAGCACATGGTTCGGTTCCACCTGAAGAATGCCGGGGTGAAAACCACCAATCTCGACATTGATGGCATTGAGAACGAAAACGGCTTGAGCACGTTGATGGGCCTGCCAGAAACGGAAACGGTATTCGGGAAAGACTTGTCCTTTGAAATCAAGGCACTGTTCTGCGATGCCCTGGGGCCGAACTTGCGTAACGAACTGGCTCACGGCCTCTTGGACGATGATTCATTTCAGTCGATTCATGCGATTTACGCGTGGTGGATGGGGTTGAGGCTGGTATTCAACACATTCTGGAATGCGGCACGGAGAACCGAAAGCGATAAGGGTGTGGAGGAAAACAATGACAACTGACAATTCGACCAAATCACCCAATGCGTGGATC
Proteins encoded in this window:
- a CDS encoding DUF4209 domain-containing protein translates to MSDQRYSADLIVTAQDFTECGWKSSLADEEREGYFSMWQAFSSAAREASEDNRPSHGKALWLLADACSMMLSPKSLNEPFKPFMVMEGRRSVIPDDLSESDIAFYAEIVDAIDDAWLKARVADLVWLKQRPRNVQFALAAIDAYRLIPLDAETWVRGGRECWERAISLARMLKAGAGTRLAEMEKAILDAFNAAIKDSGFLGLWLADLLDSNALGRTHSSAIAQRLNALAVEFEGDGDLHRSREFFDAASRWFDRSGDEAKSAEMTVTVAEGWVKEAIARISSDQPSHMVAASFYEKAIQIYRSIPRSLRAVHKGDERIAELHRHMSDVGEKSLDELGAVKTPGVDISELVENARKSVAGKSVQDALFSFANIYQGARVDQVRTAAEKILQQSIFRRLAGSTHLSRDGRVIAKQPAAGFDNAPGSDDPALWAQMIHDYQILINIVVHGDIWPAHQVLLQEHRLREDDFIGLASQSPIVPRGRERLFGKALYAGFDRDFTVSMHLLAPQIEHMVRFHLKNAGVKTTNLDIDGIENENGLSTLMGLPETETVFGKDLSFEIKALFCDALGPNLRNELAHGLLDDDSFQSIHAIYAWWMGLRLVFNTFWNAARRTESDKGVEENNDN